The following are encoded together in the Oceanobacillus zhaokaii genome:
- a CDS encoding glutaredoxin family protein, whose amino-acid sequence MLKIILYTKENCTLCIEAESLLSLFKKEYPYELEKKDIYENDALLEEYQLLIPVIELNGKQLNCVEINYDSVENLLIENNNYGVGG is encoded by the coding sequence ATGCTTAAGATAATTCTATATACGAAAGAAAACTGTACACTTTGTATTGAAGCGGAATCGTTACTATCATTATTTAAGAAAGAATATCCTTATGAGTTGGAAAAAAAGGATATTTATGAGAACGATGCATTATTGGAAGAATATCAATTGTTAATTCCAGTAATCGAGCTAAATGGAAAACAACTCAACTGTGTAGAAATTAATTATGATTCAGTAGAGAACCTGCTTATAGAGAATAACAATTATGGTGTTGGAGGTTAA
- a CDS encoding YitT family protein has translation MTKKLHKEPITHLIRRYIMLFIGSGIAAVALELFLVPNDIIDGGVIGVSLLINHLTGISFGVLVLIINIPFLIAGFKRLGKDFLFSSLFSIISLSVVESLLHKVEPITDESLLATVFGGLILGAGVGIVIRNAGALDGTEILGIIITKRMSFSVGEFVMFINIFIFGWAGFVLGWEQAMLSILTYYIASKTIDAIGQGILNETKAAIIVSNMSEDIAEVIGEELKRGVTKLYGQNNYTGTDTNVLYVVVTRLEVAKLKAIVFNLDKTAFTTIMDTQEVQGGRFKSAGH, from the coding sequence ATGACAAAAAAATTACATAAAGAGCCAATTACCCATCTGATTCGCCGTTATATTATGCTGTTTATTGGATCGGGGATAGCCGCAGTTGCCTTGGAATTATTTCTCGTGCCAAATGACATTATTGATGGTGGAGTTATTGGTGTTTCCCTGCTGATTAATCACCTTACAGGGATAAGCTTCGGGGTGCTAGTCTTAATTATTAATATTCCATTTCTAATTGCTGGATTTAAAAGATTAGGAAAAGATTTTCTATTTTCATCTTTATTTAGTATTATTTCTTTATCTGTTGTAGAGTCACTATTACATAAAGTTGAGCCAATTACGGATGAATCATTATTAGCAACTGTATTTGGAGGTTTGATTCTAGGGGCTGGTGTAGGTATTGTCATTCGAAATGCTGGTGCATTGGATGGGACAGAAATACTTGGAATCATTATTACCAAAAGAATGTCTTTCTCTGTTGGTGAATTTGTTATGTTCATCAATATATTTATCTTTGGATGGGCAGGTTTTGTCCTAGGTTGGGAACAAGCAATGCTATCAATCCTAACCTACTATATTGCTTCAAAAACAATCGATGCAATCGGGCAAGGTATTCTGAACGAAACAAAGGCAGCCATAATTGTTTCCAACATGTCAGAGGATATTGCTGAAGTAATCGGTGAAGAATTGAAACGTGGGGTAACCAAATTATATGGCCAAAACAATTATACAGGTACAGATACAAATGTGCTCTATGTCGTTGTAACACGTCTAGAAGTTGCGAAGCTTAAAGCAATTGTATTTAACCTTGACAAAACTGCCTTCACCACCATTATGGACACACAAGAGGTTCAGGGTGGACGATTTAAGTCAGCAGGACATTGA
- a CDS encoding (S)-benzoin forming benzil reductase yields the protein MRYFIITGTSRGIGKSLAKILLNDENNHVICISRSMSTNLYDNAGLKFDNVRNFSFDLNNLFDINSLFQSVFNLVSEDDVDSIYLINNAGVLSPIGPIEETISEDVIRNINVNLIAPILLTSQFIKHTNNWKIDKRVLNISSGSAKYLLPSQSPYSTAKAGLDSFTKSIYLEQKEKPFPVKIISVYPGVIDTKLQTEIRSTSKEKFPYVELFNQLHEKGKLQTPLDTAEKLIQLLMSHDYGKQTIVEELAPM from the coding sequence ATGAGGTATTTTATTATAACAGGAACTTCTAGAGGTATTGGAAAATCATTGGCAAAGATATTATTAAATGATGAGAATAACCATGTTATTTGTATTTCAAGAAGTATGAGTACAAATTTATATGACAACGCAGGTTTAAAATTCGATAATGTAAGAAACTTTTCTTTTGATCTTAATAATTTATTCGATATTAATTCTCTTTTTCAAAGTGTATTTAATTTAGTTAGTGAAGATGATGTTGATTCTATTTATTTAATCAATAATGCAGGTGTTCTTTCCCCTATTGGACCGATTGAAGAAACTATTAGTGAAGATGTCATTAGAAATATAAATGTGAATTTAATTGCCCCTATATTGCTTACATCTCAGTTTATTAAACACACAAACAATTGGAAAATAGACAAAAGAGTATTAAACATCTCGTCTGGTTCTGCGAAATATTTGCTTCCTTCCCAAAGCCCTTATAGTACTGCAAAAGCAGGTCTGGATTCTTTTACTAAAAGTATTTATTTAGAACAAAAAGAAAAACCTTTTCCAGTAAAAATTATTTCAGTTTATCCAGGTGTAATAGATACGAAATTACAAACTGAAATACGGTCAACAAGTAAAGAAAAATTCCCATATGTTGAATTATTTAATCAGTTACATGAAAAAGGAAAATTACAAACACCTCTAGATACTGCTGAAAAACTTATTCAACTATTGATGAGTCATGATTACGGTAAACAAACAATAGTAGAGGAATTAGCTCCAATGTAA
- a CDS encoding VOC family protein: MSKSYIEQVHYIRIPVKDLELSAKWYRDVLGLQLLNIPEELAIIKVNEGPFLLILVPTEDETFAHFTINNEQEFSIGFTSPELSKFHQHLIDNQVKVEDIKEDNGHAFFHFYDTNGNKLQVHW, translated from the coding sequence ATGAGTAAATCATATATTGAACAAGTACATTATATTAGAATTCCTGTAAAAGATTTAGAACTGTCTGCAAAATGGTATAGAGATGTATTAGGGCTCCAGTTATTAAATATTCCTGAAGAACTTGCAATTATAAAAGTGAATGAAGGACCTTTCTTACTTATCCTAGTTCCAACCGAAGATGAAACATTTGCACATTTTACAATTAATAATGAACAAGAATTTAGCATTGGCTTTACAAGTCCTGAGTTATCTAAATTTCACCAACACTTAATTGATAATCAAGTTAAGGTTGAGGATATAAAAGAAGATAATGGTCATGCCTTTTTCCACTTTTATGACACGAATGGTAATAAACTTCAAGTACACTGGTAG
- a CDS encoding DUF3784 domain-containing protein, translating into MKRRGKRITGTVIGMVLFVGFGIILSSGRGSSLIAGFNTLPQEEKDKYDSVALCKFMGKVMFALSSSMILWVLSEVYEINWLLVLGIILFIGIVVFSLIYANTGNRFKK; encoded by the coding sequence ATGAAAAGGAGGGGGAAAAGAATTACTGGTACAGTTATTGGTATGGTCTTATTTGTTGGATTTGGAATTATTCTATCTAGTGGCAGAGGTTCTTCATTAATTGCTGGATTTAACACGTTGCCACAAGAAGAAAAAGACAAATATGATTCGGTTGCATTATGTAAGTTTATGGGAAAAGTGATGTTCGCTTTATCATCTAGTATGATACTTTGGGTGCTTAGTGAAGTATATGAAATCAATTGGTTATTAGTTCTCGGTATCATTTTATTTATCGGTATAGTTGTGTTTTCACTTATTTATGCTAATACAGGAAATCGTTTTAAAAAATAG
- a CDS encoding IS110 family transposase: MDVIIERACGMDVHKDNITACIITPEGKEIETFSTKTLFLIQLVDWVKKHRCTHVAMESTSVYWKPIVNLLEAEDVEFLIVNAQHIKSVPGRKTDVKDAEWIAKLLRHGLLRASFIPDRNQRELRELVRYRRSIIEERARQHNRIQKVLEGANIKLGSVVSDVMGVSARDMLRAIAEGEDDPEKLANFARRSMKKKKDELILALQGYISDHQRLMIKTILTHIDFLSEQIEMLDQEVANRVSIYQEEVERLDSIPGIATRMAEQMLAELGTDIKNQFPSASQMCSWSGLVPGNNESAGKRKSSKTKNGNKYLKSALIEAAHSVRGSKNYLGALYRRTAARKGKKRAGIVVAHAILRISYYLLTRKEMYVDLGEDYFDKQKQQSIVRHSLRRLESLGYTVSIVEPEAS; encoded by the coding sequence ATGGATGTAATCATTGAAAGAGCCTGTGGTATGGATGTCCACAAAGACAACATTACTGCATGTATCATCACTCCAGAAGGAAAGGAGATTGAAACATTTTCAACTAAGACGTTATTCCTAATTCAATTGGTTGACTGGGTTAAGAAGCATAGGTGTACCCATGTGGCAATGGAAAGTACAAGTGTCTACTGGAAACCTATTGTCAACTTACTAGAAGCAGAAGACGTTGAGTTTCTAATTGTGAATGCCCAACATATTAAATCTGTCCCTGGACGTAAAACTGATGTGAAAGATGCCGAATGGATTGCCAAACTACTTCGCCACGGATTACTCAGAGCTAGTTTCATCCCAGACAGAAACCAACGAGAGTTGCGTGAACTTGTTCGTTATCGTCGAAGTATCATTGAAGAGCGCGCTAGACAACATAATCGGATCCAAAAAGTATTAGAAGGAGCAAATATAAAGCTTGGTTCTGTTGTTTCCGATGTTATGGGAGTATCAGCTCGTGACATGCTTCGTGCAATCGCCGAAGGCGAAGATGATCCTGAAAAACTAGCAAACTTTGCAAGACGATCTATGAAAAAGAAAAAGGACGAACTAATACTCGCACTTCAAGGTTATATTAGTGATCATCAACGACTGATGATTAAGACTATTTTAACCCATATTGACTTCCTATCAGAACAAATCGAAATGTTAGATCAAGAGGTAGCCAATAGGGTGAGTATCTATCAAGAAGAAGTAGAGCGTTTAGATTCCATTCCAGGCATTGCGACAAGAATGGCTGAGCAAATGCTGGCAGAACTTGGAACAGATATTAAGAACCAATTTCCTAGCGCATCTCAAATGTGCTCATGGTCGGGATTAGTTCCTGGTAATAACGAAAGTGCTGGAAAAAGGAAATCTTCAAAAACTAAAAATGGAAACAAATACTTGAAATCAGCATTAATAGAAGCAGCTCATTCGGTCCGGGGATCAAAAAACTATCTTGGTGCACTTTATCGCCGTACTGCAGCACGAAAAGGTAAAAAACGTGCAGGGATTGTAGTAGCTCATGCGATATTGAGAATCTCCTATTATCTTTTGACCCGTAAAGAGATGTATGTAGATTTAGGAGAAGATTACTTCGATAAACAAAAACAACAATCTATTGTTCGGCATTCATTACGAAGACTGGAAAGTCTTGGTTACACTGTTTCCATTGTGGAACCAGAAGCGTCTTAA